A genomic region of Antennarius striatus isolate MH-2024 chromosome 2, ASM4005453v1, whole genome shotgun sequence contains the following coding sequences:
- the slco4a1 gene encoding solute carrier organic anion transporter family member 4A1: MSVSFNADVSFSSKLELLDLQDCPTTGGSSLYTPSPMDSYMGSLEPRSPASPPPGPLCRIKTGLHEGTPAGSVLSTDPEQRCGWGPVTPKALQVFNSPRWVLFFLCMASFLQGMIINGFINTVVTSIERRFNLRSYQAGLIVSSYDIAACVCLVFVSYLGGRGHKPHWLGWGVLVMGLGSLVFALPHLAAPPYQVNMPEGTGMCSANGTSPCQDQETGGLSSYRYVFMLGQFLHGMGSTPLYTLGVTYLDENVNSDYSPVYIGIFYTAAILGPAAGYLFGGYSLTIFTDIHLTTEMTPDNPLWVGAWWIGFLIGGAAALLVAFPILGYPRQLPGSQDFAVKRVSEAHQLKDGSHASAADPQFGRSLKDMPRSMLLLLKNPTFIFLCLVGATEATLIASMATFGPKFLESQFSLSASEAATMFGYMVVPAGGGGTFLGGYLVKRFNLRCRGIIRFCMMCTSISLLATFVFLIQCPDVPMAGVTAPYQPGLTGRYLDNSSSLQVNLTVGCNAGCHCVRDSYEPVCGANGVMYYSPCHAGCSSVNGSRHSGREEYSGCRCVGGNGSTEGEGFALPGKCSTSCPHIPVLLSFLFIIISFTFLASIPALTVTLRCVPDSQKSFALGIQWILVRAIGSIPGPIAFGSLIDNSCILWQDKCGEQGSCYLYRNSAMSWYTMAAGVIYKVMGLVFLWLASVSYRPPPESPQSSCESTDHGGRDGSDLPIKDLPVDGVIVNPHASL; encoded by the exons ATGTCAGTCTCTTTTAATGCAGATGTGTCTTTCAGCTCCAAACTGGAGCTGCTGGACCTACAGGACTGTCCTACCACTGGTGGGTCGTCTCTGTACACCCCCAGCCCCATGGACTCATACATGGGAAGCTTAGAGCCCAGAAGCCCTGCCTCCCCACCCCCAGGGCCTTTATGTAGGATAAAAACAGGACTCCATGAGGGGACCCCTGCTGGCTCCGTGCTCTCCACCGACCCGGAGCAGCGCTGTGGCTGGGGGCCCGTGACGCCAAAGGCTCTGCAGGTTTTCAACAGCCCCCGCTGGGTTCTGTTCTTCCTGTGCATGGCCTCCTTCCTGCAGGGGATGATCATCAACGGCTTCATCAACACGGTGGTCACCTCCATCGAGCGGCGCTTCAACCTGCGAAGCTACCAGGCCGGCCTGATCGTCAGCTCCTACGACATCGCCGCCTGCGTCTGCCTGGTTTTCGTCAGTTACCTGGGGGGGAGGGGACACAAGCCTCATTGGCTGGGGTGGGGCGTGCTGGTCATGGGGCTGGGCTCTCTCGTGTTTGCCTTGCCTCACCTCGCCGCGCCGCCCTACCAGGTCAACATGCCCGAAGGAACAGGAATGTGCTCCGCCAATGGTACCAGCCCCTGCCAGGACCAGGAGACTGGGGGGCTGTCTAGCTACCGCTACGTCTTCATGCTGGGGCAGTTCCTGCACGGGATGGGCTCCACCCCTCTCTACACACTAGGGGTCACCTACCTGGATGAAAACGTCAACTCCGACTACTCGCCTGTGTACATTG GGATCTTCTACACAGCGGCCATCTTGGGTCCAGCAGCAGGCTACCTGTTTGGAGGATACTCCCTCACCATCTTCACCGACATTCACCTGAC gacGGAGATGACCCCCGACAACCCCTTGTGGGTGGGAGCCTGGTGGATCGGCTTCCTGATAGGAGGGGCAGCAGCTCTACTCGTGGCGTTCCCCATCCTGGGCTACCCACGGCAGCTACCAG GTTCCCAGGACTTTGCGGTCAAGCGAGTGTCTGAAGCCCACCAGCTGAAGGATGGAAGCCACGCCTCAGCCGCAGACCCCCAGTTTGGGAGGTCGCTCAAGGACATGCCGAG ATCAATGCTGCTCCTCCTTAAGAACCCTACCTTCATATTCCTGTGTCTGGTTGGGGCCACTGAGGCCACCCTCATCGCCAGCATGGCCACGTTTGGTCCAAAGTTCCTGGAGTCCCAGTTCAGTCTCAGCGCCTCGGAGGCTGCCACCATGTTTG GGTACATGGTGGTGCCTGCAGGGGGCGGTGGCACCTTCCTGGGCGGGTACCTCGTGAAGAGGTTCAACCTGCGCTGTCGAGGCATCATCCGGTTCTGCATGATGTGCACATCCATCAGTCTGCTCGCCACCTTCGTCTTCCTCATCCAGTGCCCTGATGTGCCCATGGCGGGGGTCACGGCGCCATACCAGCCCGGTCTGACAGGCCGGTACCTGGACAACAG ctcctccttgCAGGTCAACCTGACGGTGGGCTGTAACGCTGGCTGTCACTGCGTCAGGGACTCGTACGAGCCGGTGTGCGGCGCCAACGGCGTCATGTACTACTCTCCGTGCCACGCCGGCTGCAGCTCCGTTAACGGCAGCAGACACTCAGGCAGAGAG GAGTACTCTGGGTGTCGCTGTGTGGGGGGCAACGGGTCAACGGAGGGCGAGGGCTTCGCCCTGCCAGGGAAGTGCAGCACCTCCTGCCCACATATTCCAGTGCTGctgtccttcctcttcatcatcatcagttttaCCTTCCTTGCTAGTATCCCAGCGCTAACCGTGACTCTCAG GTGTGTCCCAGACAGCCAGAAGTCCTTCGCACTGGGCATTCAGTGGATTCTGGTGCGAGCCATCGGTAG CATTCCAGGACCCATAGCGTTCGGCTCTCTGATCGACAACTCCTGCATTCTGTGGCAGGATAAGTGTGGTGAGCAAGGCTCCTGCTACCTCTATCGGAACTCAGCCATGAGCTGGTACACCATGGCAGCGGGCGTCATCTATAAG gttATGGGGTTGGTCTTCCTCTGGCTAGCGAGCGTCTCGTACCGTCCTCCTCCCGAGTCGCCTCAGAGCAGCTGCGAGAGCACCGACCATGGAGGCAGGGATGGGAGTGACCTGCCCATCAAAGACCTGCCTGTAGATGGCGTCATTGTCAACCCACACGCCAGCCTATGA